Proteins from a genomic interval of Stenotrophomonas sp. 24(2023):
- a CDS encoding PAS-domain containing protein — protein MYWLGRHRSLLLTLLLLAGGAVLCAVATGHYAWRHALAAESSQVQRQLDLYGQGLQQRIDRFGTLPQVMALDPDLLQALSGPLSPAGRQRLNLKLQQANQVTRTSTLTVVGRDGVAVAASNWNLPSSNVGEDYSYRPYYRQAMATGRGRFYGIGMTTGVPGYFMSEAIVGAQGQRLGAVVIKIELSALEQEWLSSPDVVLASDDHDVVFLANRDAWRYRLLRPLGRTEHREMLDSRQYADRTLKPLRARTEDVLADGGRMVQLVDPALPRAMLWQTLALPDEHWNLHLLHDASGAVTAGRTAAITGAAAWLALGFLLLFVQQRRRLAAHRQRSRSELETLLKQHAQELRTAQDGLLQAAQDADQGLSRSLEHLPQGVVIIDGQQRLVAWNSRYLELFRFPPGLVRVGRPIEEIFRYNARRGLLGPGPIDEAIERRLTHLRSGRPHMRESEKDDGTVLEIRGNPLPDGGFVTSYADITSYKNAARELRSLADALEHRVAERTRDLDEARREAEQANRYKSRFVASAVHDLLQPLNAARMFVSVLRGKLADPALQQTTDHIDTALAAQDAILNSLLDISRLESGSLQTRVRAFMLSPLLETLAREFGIAAKSRGLQLHWVDTRAVVVSDEALLRRILQNFLSNALRYTPRGRVLIGCRRVRDQLRIEVHDQGPGIPESLQGEIFEEFRRLNDGVEQERGAGLGLAIVERIGRLLGHRISLRSTLGKGSVFAVSVALGHADDVAAPVLTPVAAAEPSDDSPLRQCRVWSIDDDPRVCAATRALLERWGCNVELADGPPGALEIASALNVPQLLLLDVRMGQWHGPDLYEALCTLWQARPPVILVTAERDDALKKHATEQGWGFLPKPVRPPALRALMTQMLLRHRG, from the coding sequence ATGTACTGGCTCGGCCGCCACCGCTCGCTCCTGCTGACCCTGCTGTTGCTGGCCGGCGGCGCAGTGCTGTGCGCGGTGGCCACCGGCCACTATGCCTGGCGCCATGCGCTGGCCGCCGAAAGCAGCCAGGTGCAGCGCCAGCTGGACCTGTACGGCCAGGGCCTGCAGCAGCGCATCGACCGCTTCGGCACCCTGCCGCAGGTGATGGCGCTGGACCCGGACCTGCTGCAGGCCTTGAGCGGGCCGCTGTCGCCGGCCGGCCGCCAGCGGCTGAACCTGAAGCTGCAGCAGGCCAACCAGGTCACCCGTACCTCGACCCTGACCGTGGTCGGCCGCGATGGCGTGGCCGTGGCCGCCAGCAACTGGAACCTGCCCAGCAGCAATGTCGGCGAGGATTACAGCTACCGCCCGTACTACCGGCAGGCGATGGCCACCGGCCGTGGCCGCTTCTACGGCATCGGCATGACCACTGGCGTGCCCGGCTACTTCATGTCCGAAGCGATCGTCGGCGCCCAGGGGCAACGCCTGGGCGCGGTGGTGATCAAGATCGAGTTGTCCGCGCTGGAGCAGGAATGGCTGTCCAGCCCGGACGTGGTGCTGGCCAGCGATGACCACGACGTGGTGTTCCTGGCCAACCGCGATGCCTGGCGCTACCGGCTGCTGCGGCCGCTGGGCCGCACCGAGCACCGCGAGATGCTGGACAGCCGCCAGTACGCCGACCGCACCCTGAAACCGCTGCGCGCGCGCACCGAAGACGTGCTGGCCGATGGCGGGCGCATGGTGCAGCTGGTGGACCCCGCCCTGCCCCGGGCCATGCTGTGGCAGACCCTGGCCCTGCCCGACGAACACTGGAACCTGCACCTGCTGCACGATGCCAGCGGCGCGGTGACCGCCGGTCGTACCGCGGCGATCACCGGGGCGGCCGCATGGCTGGCATTGGGCTTCCTGCTGCTGTTCGTGCAGCAGCGCCGCCGCCTGGCCGCACATCGGCAGCGCAGCCGCAGCGAGCTGGAAACCCTGCTCAAACAGCATGCGCAGGAACTGCGCACCGCCCAGGATGGCCTGCTGCAGGCCGCGCAGGACGCCGACCAGGGACTGAGCCGCAGTCTGGAACACCTGCCGCAGGGTGTGGTCATCATCGATGGCCAGCAGCGGCTGGTGGCCTGGAACTCACGCTACCTGGAACTGTTCCGCTTCCCGCCGGGGCTGGTCCGCGTCGGTCGCCCGATCGAGGAAATCTTCCGTTACAACGCACGTCGCGGCCTGCTCGGCCCCGGTCCGATCGATGAAGCGATCGAACGCCGCCTGACCCATCTGCGCAGCGGCCGCCCGCACATGCGCGAAAGCGAGAAGGATGACGGCACGGTGCTGGAGATCCGCGGCAACCCGCTGCCCGACGGCGGCTTCGTCACCAGCTACGCGGACATCACCAGCTACAAGAATGCCGCGCGCGAACTGCGCTCGCTGGCCGACGCGCTGGAGCACCGCGTCGCCGAGCGCACCCGTGACCTGGACGAGGCCCGCCGCGAAGCCGAACAGGCCAACCGCTACAAGAGCCGCTTCGTCGCCTCGGCCGTGCATGACCTGCTGCAGCCGCTCAATGCGGCGCGCATGTTCGTGTCCGTGCTGCGCGGCAAGCTGGCCGACCCGGCCCTGCAGCAGACCACCGACCACATCGATACCGCGCTGGCCGCGCAGGACGCCATCCTCAACAGCCTGCTGGATATTTCGCGGCTGGAATCGGGCTCACTGCAAACCCGTGTGCGTGCATTCATGCTGTCGCCGCTGCTGGAAACCCTGGCCCGCGAATTCGGCATCGCCGCAAAGAGCCGTGGCCTGCAGCTGCACTGGGTGGACACCCGAGCGGTGGTGGTCAGCGATGAAGCGCTGCTGCGCCGCATCCTGCAGAACTTCCTCTCCAATGCGCTGCGCTACACCCCGCGCGGGCGCGTGCTGATCGGTTGCCGACGCGTGCGCGACCAGCTGCGCATCGAAGTGCACGACCAGGGGCCGGGCATTCCGGAAAGCCTGCAGGGCGAGATCTTCGAAGAGTTCCGCCGCTTGAACGATGGCGTCGAACAGGAACGCGGCGCCGGCCTGGGCCTGGCCATCGTCGAGCGCATCGGCCGCCTGCTCGGCCACCGCATCAGCCTGCGCTCCACCCTGGGCAAGGGCAGCGTGTTCGCGGTGAGCGTGGCGCTGGGGCATGCCGACGATGTGGCCGCGCCGGTACTCACGCCGGTCGCGGCGGCAGAGCCGTCCGACGACAGTCCGCTGCGCCAGTGCCGGGTGTGGAGCATTGATGACGACCCGCGCGTGTGCGCGGCCACCCGTGCCTTGCTGGAGCGCTGGGGCTGCAACGTGGAACTGGCCGATGGCCCGCCCGGCGCGCTGGAGATAGCCAGTGCACTGAACGTGCCGCAGTTGCTGCTGCTGGACGTACGCATGGGTCAGTGGCACGGCCCGGATCTGTACGAAGCATTGTGCACGCTGTGGCAGGCACGGCCGCCGGTGATCCTCGTGACTGCCGAGCGCGATGACGCGCTGAAGAAGCATGCGACCGAACAGGGCTGGGGCTTCCTGCCCAAGCCGGTGCGACCACCGGCGTTGCGGGCGTTAATGACGCAGATGCTGTTGCGGCATCGGGGGTAG
- a CDS encoding DUF695 domain-containing protein, with the protein MRETQAPFYALINTTLGEDPAVVLVNTALRSVAGRDAFPWHLRICIACRGLGDNGMPTPEELEVVTRLEGQIQSSVGADGNGVFLARITARGERVLLYRVDDPEQANDHLQQLLVAPVQLREWEFQMEYDREWTLAQPELDLPLQDPRVN; encoded by the coding sequence ATGCGCGAAACCCAGGCGCCGTTCTACGCCCTCATCAACACGACCCTCGGCGAGGATCCTGCGGTGGTACTGGTCAACACGGCGCTGCGGAGCGTTGCAGGCCGGGACGCATTCCCCTGGCACCTGCGCATCTGCATCGCCTGCAGGGGGTTGGGTGACAACGGTATGCCCACCCCGGAAGAGCTGGAGGTGGTCACGCGCCTGGAAGGGCAGATCCAATCAAGCGTTGGAGCGGACGGCAACGGCGTTTTCCTTGCGCGCATCACCGCCCGTGGCGAGCGCGTGCTGCTGTATCGGGTAGATGATCCCGAACAGGCGAATGACCACCTGCAGCAGCTGCTCGTCGCACCCGTGCAGTTGCGGGAATGGGAGTTCCAGATGGAATACGACCGCGAGTGGACACTGGCCCAGCCCGAGCTTGACCTGCCGCTGCAGGATCCCCGGGTCAACTGA
- a CDS encoding response regulator transcription factor — translation MSDVNLLVADDHPLLRAAVVHALRESLPHARVREVASAEALEQALDAHPDIELVLLDLTMPGAHGFSALLHVRGAHPDIPVVILSSNDHPRVIRRAQQFGAAGFVPKSAPPETIGKAVVAVLEGGLWFPAMAAERSEADALLASRLAQLTPQQFRVLLCLADGLLNKQIAYELGLAENTVKVHVTAILKKLECHSRTQAAVLVKALEPEGDASGI, via the coding sequence ATGAGCGACGTGAACCTGCTGGTAGCCGACGACCATCCCCTGCTGCGCGCTGCGGTGGTGCATGCCCTGCGCGAGAGCCTGCCGCACGCGCGGGTGCGTGAGGTAGCCAGTGCCGAGGCGCTGGAGCAGGCGCTGGACGCGCACCCGGACATCGAGCTGGTGCTGCTGGACCTGACCATGCCGGGCGCGCACGGCTTTTCCGCGCTGCTGCACGTGCGCGGCGCGCACCCGGACATTCCGGTGGTGATCCTGTCCTCCAACGACCACCCGCGGGTGATCCGCCGTGCGCAGCAGTTCGGCGCGGCCGGTTTCGTGCCCAAGTCCGCACCGCCGGAAACCATCGGCAAAGCGGTGGTGGCCGTGCTGGAAGGCGGGCTGTGGTTCCCGGCGATGGCGGCCGAGCGTTCCGAGGCCGATGCGCTGCTGGCCAGCCGCCTGGCCCAGCTGACCCCGCAGCAGTTCCGCGTGCTGCTGTGCCTGGCCGACGGCCTGCTCAACAAGCAGATCGCCTACGAACTGGGTCTGGCCGAGAACACGGTGAAGGTGCACGTGACTGCAATCTTGAAGAAGCTTGAGTGCCACAGTCGCACCCAGGCGGCGGTGCTGGTGAAGGCGCTGGAGCCGGAAGGCGACGCCAGCGGGATCTGA
- a CDS encoding ABC transporter substrate-binding protein, translating to MIRVLSTLFMLLLAGMAVAAPGDVRRFPAQGTASAQLRIHGTTDIEVFAVVIADYQRLHPGTEVVYEDIITQDLYARYLQDRQGPASPDLLISSGMDLQTKLVNDGHALPHRSAQTEALPGWAQWRHEAFGISYEPVAMVYNTRMLPPSRVPHTRRQLLDLLRAEGAPLRGKVGTYDIERSSVGYLLATQDAQRGSIAGALLAALGDNGVVREERTGVLLDKVSSGELALVYNVLGSYAQARIDAGAPLGIIEPEDYTLVVLRTALIPRTSPHPGEARRFLDYLLSPRGQQVLSREARLMPIVHTDGRYADPARNLRPIQLGPGLLVYLDALKRRQFLDAWRSSVEAAGH from the coding sequence ATGATCCGCGTGTTGTCCACCCTGTTCATGCTGCTGCTGGCAGGCATGGCCGTGGCCGCACCGGGCGATGTGCGCCGCTTTCCCGCACAGGGCACGGCCAGCGCGCAGCTGCGCATCCATGGCACCACCGATATCGAGGTGTTCGCGGTGGTCATCGCCGACTACCAGCGGCTGCACCCGGGTACCGAGGTGGTCTACGAGGACATCATCACCCAGGACCTGTATGCCCGTTACCTGCAGGACCGGCAGGGGCCGGCATCACCGGACCTGCTGATTTCCAGCGGCATGGACCTGCAGACCAAGCTGGTCAACGATGGCCACGCGCTGCCGCACCGGTCGGCGCAGACCGAGGCGCTGCCGGGCTGGGCGCAGTGGCGCCATGAAGCCTTCGGCATCAGCTACGAGCCGGTGGCGATGGTGTACAACACGCGCATGCTGCCGCCATCGCGCGTGCCGCATACGCGCCGACAGCTGCTGGACCTGCTGCGTGCCGAGGGCGCACCGCTGCGCGGCAAGGTCGGTACGTATGACATCGAGCGCAGCAGCGTGGGCTACCTGCTGGCCACCCAGGATGCGCAGCGTGGCAGCATCGCCGGTGCGTTGCTGGCCGCGCTGGGGGACAACGGCGTGGTACGCGAGGAGCGCACCGGCGTGCTGCTGGACAAGGTGAGCAGTGGCGAGCTGGCGCTGGTCTACAACGTGCTCGGTTCCTATGCGCAGGCCCGCATCGATGCCGGTGCACCGCTGGGTATCATCGAACCGGAAGACTACACGCTGGTGGTGCTGCGTACCGCGTTGATTCCGCGCACCAGCCCGCACCCGGGCGAGGCGCGGCGCTTCCTGGACTACCTGCTCTCGCCGCGCGGCCAGCAGGTGCTGTCGCGCGAGGCGCGGCTGATGCCGATCGTGCATACCGATGGCCGCTACGCCGACCCGGCGCGCAACCTGCGCCCGATCCAGTTGGGCCCCGGCCTGCTGGTGTACCTGGATGCGCTCAAGCGCCGGCAGTTCCTGGATGCCTGGCGCAGCAGCGTGGAAGCGGCCGGGCACTAG
- a CDS encoding sensor histidine kinase, giving the protein MAPPMATAEPRAGAPGSLRRTLLLYLGALLAVFAVALLFAARDYGQRAANRSYDHLLVSSALSIADSVALVDGQWQVDLPYAALDLLSMAAEDRVFYRVADSRGRLITGYGDLPAPPRRPGMQPQLFDAPYSGETVRFVVVQRSFAAASAQGEVQVQVGQTRRAREALARDMVTRALLAIGVLSGLLLALVAFGVHRAFRPLVRVERELSRREPSDLKPLDARVPREMDQMVAALNRFMGRLSSSNETLRAFMAEAAHQMRTPLAALRAQAQLALDDDDPDDMRRSLQAIERNATHMSRLLNQLLSDASVIHRSNLQRFAAVDLAETVHQALHEALPQAGPAPRVQLAMTAEPVQVHGDALLLREAIKNLVDNALKYGGNGALQIALTVQEAQAVLTIADHGPGIAAADAGRVFERFARGEGAPAGGAGLGLAIVKRVVDSHGGTIDLANRPQGGLVATILLPRSAS; this is encoded by the coding sequence ATGGCCCCGCCGATGGCGACGGCTGAGCCGCGAGCCGGCGCGCCGGGATCACTGCGGCGCACCCTGCTGCTGTACCTGGGGGCGCTGCTGGCGGTGTTCGCGGTGGCGCTGCTGTTTGCCGCGCGTGATTACGGCCAGCGTGCCGCCAACCGTTCCTATGACCATCTGCTGGTGTCCTCGGCGCTGTCCATCGCCGATTCGGTCGCGCTGGTCGATGGCCAGTGGCAGGTCGACCTGCCCTATGCCGCGCTGGACCTGCTGTCGATGGCGGCCGAAGACCGCGTGTTCTATCGCGTGGCCGACAGCCGCGGGCGATTGATCACCGGCTATGGCGACCTGCCCGCGCCGCCACGCCGGCCGGGCATGCAGCCGCAGCTGTTCGATGCGCCCTACAGCGGCGAGACCGTGCGTTTCGTCGTGGTCCAGCGCAGTTTCGCGGCGGCGTCCGCGCAGGGCGAAGTACAGGTGCAGGTGGGCCAGACCCGGCGCGCGCGCGAAGCCTTGGCACGCGACATGGTGACCCGTGCGCTGCTGGCCATCGGCGTGCTCTCGGGCCTGCTGCTGGCGCTGGTGGCCTTTGGCGTGCACCGGGCCTTCCGGCCCCTGGTGCGTGTCGAACGCGAGCTGTCACGGCGCGAACCGTCCGACCTGAAACCGCTCGATGCGCGCGTGCCGCGCGAGATGGACCAGATGGTGGCCGCCCTGAACCGCTTCATGGGGCGCCTGTCCAGCAGCAACGAGACCCTGCGGGCGTTCATGGCCGAAGCCGCGCACCAGATGCGTACACCGTTGGCGGCGCTGCGTGCGCAGGCGCAGCTGGCACTGGACGACGACGACCCGGACGACATGCGGCGCAGCCTGCAGGCCATCGAGCGCAATGCCACCCACATGAGCCGCCTGCTCAACCAGCTGCTCAGCGATGCCAGCGTGATCCACCGCTCCAACCTGCAGCGGTTTGCTGCGGTGGACCTGGCCGAGACCGTGCATCAGGCCCTGCACGAAGCGTTGCCACAGGCGGGGCCTGCGCCGCGCGTGCAGCTGGCGATGACCGCCGAGCCGGTGCAGGTGCATGGCGATGCGCTGCTGCTGCGCGAGGCGATCAAGAACCTGGTCGACAACGCGCTGAAGTACGGCGGCAACGGTGCGCTGCAGATTGCGCTGACCGTGCAGGAGGCGCAGGCCGTGCTGACCATCGCCGACCACGGCCCCGGAATCGCGGCGGCCGATGCCGGCCGCGTCTTCGAGCGTTTCGCCCGTGGCGAGGGTGCGCCGGCCGGTGGTGCCGGCCTGGGCCTTGCCATCGTCAAGCGCGTGGTTGACAGCCATGGTGGCACCATCGACCTGGCCAACCGCCCGCAGGGGGGCCTGGTGGCCACCATCCTGCTGCCCCGGAGTGCATCATGA
- a CDS encoding response regulator transcription factor, producing MRLLLVEDNPDLADAIIRRMRRSGHAVDWQADGLAAASVLRYQSFDLVVLDIGLPKLDGLRVLAGMRERGDATPVLMLTARDGIEDRVQALDVGADDYLGKPFDFREFEARCRVLLRRARGHASEVVQIGGFQFDNAAHKVSLDGEPIELPNREYRLLEILVGRLGQVVGKDEIGNGLFGFDDEAGPNAIELYVGRLRRKLAAAPLRITTVRGVGYLLEASDGPADGDG from the coding sequence ATGCGCCTGCTGCTGGTCGAAGACAACCCGGACCTGGCCGATGCGATCATCCGGCGCATGCGCCGCAGTGGGCACGCGGTGGACTGGCAGGCCGACGGCCTGGCTGCCGCGAGCGTGCTGCGCTACCAGAGTTTCGACCTGGTGGTGCTGGATATCGGCCTGCCCAAGCTGGATGGCCTGCGCGTGCTGGCCGGCATGCGCGAGCGCGGCGATGCCACCCCGGTGCTGATGCTGACCGCCCGCGATGGCATCGAGGACCGCGTGCAGGCGCTGGACGTGGGCGCCGACGACTACCTGGGCAAGCCATTCGATTTCCGCGAATTCGAGGCGCGCTGCCGCGTGCTGCTGCGGCGCGCGCGCGGGCATGCCAGCGAAGTGGTGCAGATCGGCGGTTTCCAGTTCGACAACGCCGCGCACAAGGTGAGCCTGGATGGCGAGCCGATCGAACTGCCCAACCGCGAGTACCGCCTGCTGGAAATCCTGGTCGGGCGGCTGGGCCAGGTGGTGGGCAAGGATGAAATCGGCAACGGCCTGTTCGGCTTCGATGACGAGGCCGGCCCGAATGCCATCGAGCTCTATGTGGGGCGCCTGCGTCGGAAGCTGGCCGCCGCGCCGCTGCGCATCACCACCGTGCGCGGTGTCGGCTACCTGCTGGAGGCCAGCGATGGCCCCGCCGATGGCGACGGCTGA
- a CDS encoding porin — protein MTWRHPAAVLALAALAAPAFADDDRPVTATVGGRIHLDFATFHNDDRGTPNKNDTEIRRAWFDVSGKFFLVDYKLEADFSGDRVEAKDVYLSHTFGKAGKLTVGQFKQFYSLDDRTSSNYGTFLERGNAGTTLAPLYRWGASWQANPGDFTWAASVYSLESIDAWQVKGRAAGGRVTWAPSPRDGDVLHLGLSLAREAYDNPGASGVPGLKIRPRPAGHLSDNSRLTLVDFSNGRDTDVNKWSLEYAQVRGPWSWQGEYSGATFDDGAQRGTVMATYGMVSWFLTGESRAYDRKTGRFARIKDIRHKAGAFELALRYDRMWGDQHLVGQPDLRRGSTQSWTLGGNWYLRDNLRFMLNVIESRNRDRLAGLTVDRTRAVTGRLQYDF, from the coding sequence ATCACCTGGCGGCATCCGGCCGCCGTCCTGGCCCTGGCCGCGCTCGCCGCGCCGGCGTTCGCCGATGATGACCGCCCGGTCACCGCGACCGTGGGCGGCCGCATCCATCTGGATTTCGCCACGTTCCACAACGATGACCGCGGCACCCCGAACAAGAACGACACCGAGATCCGCCGTGCCTGGTTTGATGTCTCGGGCAAGTTCTTCCTGGTCGACTACAAGCTGGAAGCCGATTTTTCCGGCGACCGCGTCGAAGCCAAGGATGTCTACCTCAGCCACACCTTCGGCAAGGCCGGCAAGCTGACGGTGGGCCAGTTCAAGCAGTTCTACTCGCTCGATGACCGCACCAGCTCCAACTACGGCACGTTCCTGGAGCGCGGCAATGCCGGTACCACGCTGGCCCCGCTGTACCGCTGGGGCGCGTCCTGGCAGGCCAATCCGGGTGATTTCACCTGGGCGGCCAGCGTCTACAGCCTGGAAAGCATCGATGCCTGGCAGGTGAAGGGCCGTGCGGCCGGTGGCCGGGTTACCTGGGCGCCCTCCCCGCGCGATGGCGACGTGCTGCACCTGGGGCTGTCGCTGGCCCGTGAGGCGTACGACAACCCGGGCGCCAGCGGCGTACCGGGCCTGAAGATCCGCCCGCGCCCGGCCGGCCACCTGTCCGACAACAGCCGCCTGACCCTGGTCGATTTCTCCAACGGCCGCGATACCGACGTCAACAAATGGTCCCTGGAATACGCGCAGGTCCGCGGCCCGTGGTCGTGGCAGGGCGAGTACAGCGGTGCCACCTTCGATGACGGCGCCCAGCGCGGCACGGTCATGGCCACCTACGGCATGGTCAGCTGGTTCCTCACCGGTGAATCGCGCGCCTATGACCGCAAGACCGGCCGTTTCGCGCGCATCAAGGACATCCGCCACAAGGCCGGTGCCTTCGAACTGGCGCTGCGCTATGACCGCATGTGGGGCGACCAGCACCTGGTTGGCCAGCCGGACCTGCGCCGCGGCAGCACGCAGTCCTGGACGCTGGGCGGCAACTGGTACCTGCGCGACAACCTGCGCTTCATGCTCAACGTCATCGAAAGCCGCAACCGCGACCGCCTGGCCGGGCTGACCGTGGACCGCACCCGCGCAGTGACCGGGCGCCTGCAGTACGACTTCTGA
- a CDS encoding CitMHS family transporter produces the protein MLSILGFGMVITFMYLIMSKRLSPLVALITIPIIFALLGGFGAGIDEMMLEGIKKIAPTGVMLMFAILYFGVMIDAGLFDPLVRVILRFVKGDPMKIVLGTAVLAMLISLDGDGSTTYMITVSAMLPLYQRLGMNALNMTCVTILAGGVMNLTPWGGPTARAATALHVDPADVFVPLIPAMVMACAGVLLLAWYLGLKERRRLGVVALPTGGSWMDSTVSDDGNTLPTVEDAEDIKRPKLLWVNLALTLALMTALVIGVLPMPVLFMVGFAIALVINYPNLAEQRRRVVNHAGNVLSVVSLIFAAGIFTGILNNTGMVEAMSHSFLAVIPESWGPYLAVITAIASMPFTFFMSNDAFYFGVLPILSEAAGNYGITPVEMARASLAGQPVHLLSPLVPSTYLLVGLAKVEFADHQKFTLKWAIAISMLLMVGSLLFALYPFAA, from the coding sequence ATGCTGAGCATCCTCGGCTTTGGCATGGTCATTACGTTCATGTACTTGATCATGAGCAAACGGCTGTCGCCACTGGTGGCGCTGATCACCATTCCGATCATCTTCGCCCTGCTCGGCGGCTTCGGTGCGGGCATCGACGAAATGATGCTGGAGGGCATCAAGAAGATCGCGCCGACCGGCGTGATGCTGATGTTCGCCATCCTCTACTTCGGGGTGATGATCGATGCGGGCCTGTTCGATCCGCTGGTGCGGGTGATCCTGCGCTTCGTCAAGGGCGACCCGATGAAGATCGTGCTCGGCACCGCCGTGCTGGCGATGCTGATCTCGCTCGACGGCGATGGTTCGACCACCTACATGATCACCGTCTCGGCAATGCTGCCGCTGTACCAGCGGCTGGGCATGAACGCGCTGAACATGACCTGCGTGACCATCCTGGCCGGCGGCGTGATGAACCTGACGCCGTGGGGTGGCCCCACCGCGCGCGCCGCCACCGCCCTGCACGTGGACCCGGCCGACGTGTTCGTGCCGCTGATCCCGGCGATGGTGATGGCCTGTGCCGGCGTGCTGCTGCTGGCCTGGTACCTGGGCCTGAAGGAGCGCCGCCGCCTGGGCGTGGTGGCGCTGCCCACCGGCGGCAGCTGGATGGACAGCACCGTGTCCGACGATGGCAACACGCTGCCCACCGTCGAGGACGCCGAGGACATCAAGCGGCCCAAGCTGCTGTGGGTGAACCTGGCGCTGACCCTGGCCCTGATGACCGCGCTGGTGATCGGCGTGCTGCCGATGCCGGTGCTGTTCATGGTCGGCTTCGCGATCGCGCTGGTGATCAACTACCCGAACCTGGCCGAACAGCGCCGCCGCGTGGTCAACCACGCCGGCAACGTGCTGTCGGTGGTCTCGCTGATCTTCGCCGCCGGCATCTTCACCGGCATCCTCAACAACACCGGCATGGTCGAGGCGATGTCGCACAGCTTCCTGGCGGTCATCCCCGAATCGTGGGGGCCGTACCTGGCGGTCATCACCGCCATCGCCTCGATGCCGTTCACCTTCTTCATGTCCAACGATGCGTTCTACTTCGGTGTGCTGCCGATCCTGTCCGAGGCCGCCGGCAACTACGGCATCACCCCGGTGGAAATGGCACGCGCCTCGCTGGCAGGCCAGCCGGTGCACCTGCTCAGCCCGCTGGTGCCGTCCACCTACCTGCTGGTGGGCCTGGCCAAGGTCGAATTCGCCGACCACCAGAAGTTCACCCTGAAATGGGCCATCGCCATCTCGATGCTGCTGATGGTCGGCAGCCTGCTGTTCGCCCTGTATCCCTTCGCCGCCTGA
- the phbB gene encoding acetoacetyl-CoA reductase encodes MTLRIAYVTSGMGSVGTAICQALARAGHTVVAGCAPNSPRKANWLREQREQGFDFIASEGNATDWASTSAAFAKVRAEVGEIDVLVNNAGGSRDLLFRQMTPDDWNAVINSNVNSLFNITKQVVDGMATRGWGRIINIGSVSAHKGQIGQVNFATAKAAMHGFTRALAAEVAARGVTVNTISPGYIASQSISSFPPDVLDRLAASVPIRRLGRPEEVAGLCAWLASDDASYVTGADYPVNGGLYMG; translated from the coding sequence ATGACTCTTCGCATCGCCTATGTCACCAGCGGGATGGGCAGTGTCGGCACTGCCATCTGCCAGGCCCTGGCCCGTGCCGGCCACACCGTCGTCGCCGGCTGCGCGCCAAACTCCCCGCGCAAGGCCAACTGGTTGCGCGAGCAGCGCGAACAGGGCTTTGATTTCATCGCCTCCGAAGGCAACGCCACCGACTGGGCCTCCACCAGTGCTGCCTTCGCCAAGGTGCGCGCCGAGGTCGGCGAGATCGACGTGCTGGTCAACAACGCCGGTGGCAGCCGCGACCTGCTGTTCCGGCAGATGACCCCGGACGACTGGAACGCGGTGATCAATTCCAACGTCAATTCGCTGTTCAACATCACCAAGCAGGTGGTGGACGGCATGGCCACACGGGGCTGGGGCCGCATCATCAACATCGGTTCGGTCAGCGCGCACAAGGGCCAGATCGGCCAGGTGAACTTCGCCACCGCCAAGGCCGCCATGCACGGTTTCACCCGTGCGCTGGCCGCCGAAGTGGCCGCGCGCGGAGTGACGGTGAACACCATCTCGCCCGGCTACATCGCCAGCCAGTCGATCAGCAGCTTCCCGCCGGACGTGCTGGACCGGCTGGCGGCCTCGGTGCCGATCCGCCGCCTGGGCCGGCCGGAGGAAGTGGCCGGGCTGTGCGCCTGGCTGGCCTCGGACGACGCCTCGTACGTGACCGGCGCCGACTATCCGGTCAATGGCGGGCTGTACATGGGGTGA